One segment of Gemmatimonadota bacterium DNA contains the following:
- a CDS encoding DUF177 domain-containing protein, whose protein sequence is MLAVDLGYLARSGGLEIAEELEAGGDEWSGADATLSGPLAVHLEVRSAAGDVIARGRLAGTVAGECRRCLRPVRQLVDEPVTLVFRQQGGDADTYPLPDRGATLDLWPAVREQWLLAVPAFLECEAGCKGLCPLCGVDLNERQCGCVTSERDARWGPLRALARAGRGEAKDEVGDGRSEEEDIEAEKA, encoded by the coding sequence ATGCTCGCCGTGGATCTCGGATATCTGGCGCGCTCCGGGGGGCTGGAGATCGCCGAGGAGCTGGAGGCAGGGGGCGATGAGTGGAGCGGCGCGGACGCGACGCTGTCCGGGCCGCTCGCCGTGCACCTGGAGGTGCGCAGCGCTGCCGGCGACGTGATCGCGCGCGGACGCCTGGCGGGAACGGTAGCGGGGGAATGTCGCAGGTGCCTGCGGCCCGTTCGGCAGTTGGTGGATGAGCCGGTGACGTTGGTGTTTCGGCAGCAGGGCGGGGACGCGGACACGTATCCGCTCCCGGATCGGGGCGCGACCCTGGACCTGTGGCCGGCGGTGAGGGAGCAGTGGTTGCTGGCGGTGCCGGCGTTCCTGGAGTGCGAGGCGGGCTGCAAGGGGCTGTGTCCCCTCTGCGGCGTGGACCTGAACGAGCGACAGTGTGGGTGCGTGACGTCCGAGCGGGACGCGCGCTGGGGCCCCTTGCGGGCGCTGGCGCGGGCCGGCAGGGGCGAAGCCAAAGACGAGGTGGGCGATGGCCGTTCCGAAGAAGAAGATATCGAAGCAGAGAAAGCGTAA
- the ndk gene encoding nucleoside-diphosphate kinase, whose product MQTTLAIIKPGACGKNLAGAILAHLQREGFTVRALRMQRLTEGQARAFYEVHRERPFYESLVAFMTSGPVVPLALEREEAVATLREVIGATDPAEAAPGTIRAEFAESKERNAIHASDSVDNAAREVAFFFSEAELLGNLP is encoded by the coding sequence ATGCAGACGACCCTTGCGATCATCAAGCCCGGCGCCTGCGGCAAGAACCTGGCGGGCGCCATCCTGGCGCACCTCCAGCGGGAAGGCTTCACCGTGCGCGCGCTGCGCATGCAGCGTCTCACCGAAGGCCAGGCGCGCGCGTTCTACGAGGTCCACCGCGAGCGGCCGTTCTACGAGTCGCTGGTCGCGTTCATGACCTCCGGCCCGGTCGTCCCGCTCGCGCTGGAGCGCGAGGAGGCCGTCGCGACGTTGCGCGAGGTGATCGGCGCGACCGACCCCGCCGAGGCGGCGCCGGGCACCATCCGGGCCGAGTTCGCGGAATCGAAGGAACGCAACGCGATCCACGCGTCGGACTCGGTGGACAACGCCGCGCGCGAGGTGGCGTTCTTCTTTTCGGAGGCGGAGTTGCTGGGCAATCTGCCCTGA
- a CDS encoding CBS domain-containing protein, translating into MNRASLTAGDVMTRRYPSVAADAPLTAAVERMLEHEVRAIPVVGEKDEVLGMVSSRDVLEALLPELGREPDEEGEAGVVRDIMSRTVLCVPEDLAVTDVANMMINKHVEQVPVVRDGRLAGVLTRSDIIRNLFAR; encoded by the coding sequence GTGAACCGCGCTAGCCTCACCGCCGGCGACGTCATGACGCGCCGCTACCCGAGCGTCGCGGCCGACGCGCCGCTCACGGCGGCCGTGGAGCGCATGCTGGAACACGAGGTCAGGGCCATCCCCGTCGTGGGAGAGAAGGATGAGGTCCTGGGCATGGTGAGCAGCCGGGACGTCCTCGAGGCGCTGCTGCCGGAGCTGGGGCGCGAGCCGGATGAGGAGGGCGAGGCCGGGGTGGTGCGCGACATCATGAGCCGGACGGTCCTGTGCGTTCCGGAGGACCTGGCGGTGACCGACGTCGCCAACATGATGATCAACAAGCACGTGGAGCAGGTCCCGGTGGTGCGCGACGGCCGGCTGGCCGGCGTGCTGACCCGCAGCGACATCATTCGAAACCTATTCGCACGCTGA
- the sucD gene encoding succinate--CoA ligase subunit alpha, translating to MAIFIDEKTKLVIQGITGRDGSFHAAQMIEYGTRVVAGVTPGKGGQRFDAAGASVPIFDTMDRAVAETRADTSVVYVPPAFAADAIMEAADAGIGFIVAITEGIPVLDMTRVYEYVRGKGARLLGPNCPGLLSPGKSKVGIMPGNIATAGGVGVVSRSGTLTYEVVWHLTQAGIGQTTCVGIGGDPIIGTSFIDCLEAFEADPDTRAVAMIGEIGGRDEQRAAEFVAGEMSKPVVGFIAGQTAPPGRRMGHAGAIISGSSGTAGEKIAAFEQHGVGVAHRPAEVADLIQGAL from the coding sequence GTGGCGATCTTCATCGACGAGAAGACCAAGCTGGTGATCCAGGGGATCACCGGGCGCGATGGGTCCTTCCACGCCGCGCAGATGATCGAGTACGGCACGCGCGTGGTGGCCGGCGTCACCCCGGGCAAGGGCGGCCAGAGGTTCGACGCGGCCGGGGCCTCGGTGCCGATCTTCGACACCATGGACCGCGCCGTGGCCGAGACGCGCGCCGACACGTCGGTGGTCTACGTGCCGCCCGCGTTCGCCGCGGACGCCATCATGGAGGCCGCCGACGCCGGCATCGGCTTCATCGTCGCCATCACCGAGGGGATCCCGGTCCTGGACATGACGCGCGTGTACGAGTACGTGCGCGGCAAGGGCGCCAGGCTGCTCGGGCCCAACTGCCCCGGCCTGCTGTCACCCGGCAAGTCCAAGGTCGGGATCATGCCCGGGAACATCGCCACGGCCGGCGGCGTGGGGGTGGTGTCGCGGTCGGGCACGCTCACCTACGAGGTCGTCTGGCACCTGACCCAGGCCGGGATCGGGCAGACCACGTGCGTGGGCATCGGCGGCGATCCGATCATCGGCACGTCCTTCATCGACTGCCTCGAGGCCTTCGAGGCCGACCCGGACACCCGCGCGGTCGCGATGATCGGCGAGATCGGCGGCAGGGACGAGCAGCGCGCGGCGGAATTCGTGGCGGGGGAGATGAGCAAGCCCGTCGTCGGATTCATCGCCGGCCAGACGGCGCCTCCGGGACGCCGCATGGGACACGCGGGGGCGATCATCAGCGGATCATCGGGCACGGCGGGCGAGAAGATCGCCGCCTTCGAGCAGCACGGCGTGGGCGTGGCGCACAGGCCGGCCGAGGTCGCCGACCTGATCCAGGGTGCGCTGTGA
- the sucC gene encoding ADP-forming succinate--CoA ligase subunit beta, which produces MNIHEYQARDLLRDHGVPVPPGQIARTPAEAEAAARAIGGMVVVKAQVHVGGRGKAGGVKLAADPAEAADNAAAILGMDIKGLTVDKVLVAEAADIATEAYVGVIVDRDGKRPVFMVSREGGVDIEEVAETNPDAIRKLPVDPRYGLLPHQAYWLAASLYDDPKQQRACARILRQLWTAFNAAGASLAEINPLITTPEGDVVAIDAKFNIDDNELFRRPDIEELRDASSEPPAETRAREANLTYIKLDGDIGAVVNGAGLAMATMDLIKYYGGEPANFLDIGGSSNPQKVVDALGIIASDPHVQVILFNIFGGITRCDDVANGIVEATGQIDIGVPLVIRLTGTNEEEGVAILEAAGFSAATSMDEVVQRAVAIAREGQ; this is translated from the coding sequence ATGAACATACACGAGTACCAGGCGCGCGACCTGCTGCGCGACCACGGCGTGCCGGTGCCGCCGGGGCAGATCGCCCGAACGCCGGCAGAGGCGGAGGCCGCCGCGCGCGCCATCGGCGGGATGGTGGTGGTCAAGGCGCAGGTGCACGTGGGCGGCCGCGGCAAGGCGGGCGGCGTCAAGCTGGCCGCCGATCCGGCCGAGGCCGCCGACAATGCCGCCGCGATCCTCGGCATGGACATCAAAGGCCTCACGGTGGACAAGGTCCTCGTGGCCGAGGCGGCCGACATCGCCACCGAGGCGTACGTGGGCGTCATAGTCGACCGCGACGGCAAGCGGCCGGTGTTCATGGTCAGTCGCGAGGGCGGGGTGGACATCGAGGAGGTAGCCGAGACCAACCCGGACGCGATCCGCAAGCTACCCGTGGACCCGCGCTACGGACTCCTCCCGCACCAGGCGTACTGGCTCGCCGCGTCGCTGTACGACGACCCCAAGCAGCAGCGCGCGTGCGCCAGGATCCTGCGCCAGCTGTGGACGGCGTTCAACGCGGCGGGCGCGTCGCTGGCCGAGATCAACCCGCTGATCACGACCCCCGAGGGGGACGTGGTGGCGATCGATGCGAAGTTCAACATTGACGACAACGAGCTCTTCCGCAGGCCCGACATCGAGGAGCTCCGCGACGCCTCCTCCGAGCCTCCGGCGGAGACCCGCGCCAGGGAAGCCAACCTCACCTACATCAAGCTGGACGGGGACATCGGCGCGGTGGTGAACGGCGCGGGGCTGGCCATGGCGACCATGGACCTGATCAAGTACTACGGCGGCGAGCCGGCGAACTTCCTGGACATCGGCGGCTCCTCCAACCCGCAGAAGGTCGTGGACGCGCTGGGCATCATCGCCAGCGATCCCCACGTGCAGGTGATCCTGTTCAACATCTTCGGCGGCATCACGCGCTGCGACGACGTGGCGAACGGTATCGTGGAGGCGACGGGCCAGATCGACATCGGCGTGCCGCTGGTGATTCGCCTCACGGGCACCAACGAGGAGGAGGGCGTGGCGATTCTGGAGGCCGCCGGGTTCAGCGCAGCGACGTCGATGGACGAGGTCGTGCAGCGCGCGGTGGCCATCGCGCGGGAAGGGCAGTAG
- the arcC gene encoding carbamate kinase gives MPRSPSQDIGTIVVALGGNALQPAGGSGHIHQQFAHARDSLAPVVELASEGWKVAIVHGNGPQIGDALLRNECAADRLPPLPLGVLVAGTAGWIGYMLQQSLQNALKRRGVRRLVSTVITQVRVDPDDPASLEPVKPIGRALERAEAERLETELGWRVRETAAGWRRVVASPRPLEIIESEQIGRLVQAGTIVIACGGGGIPVVRGDAGLDGVDAVVDKDRAATVLACDIDASELLILTNVDGVYDGFGTPSARLVRRMGLDAARDMLASGELGAGSMRPKLESAIEFVRQGGRRAMIARLDKGIEAVQGTAGTTIAENE, from the coding sequence ATGCCGCGTTCTCCAAGTCAGGACATAGGCACGATCGTCGTCGCGCTGGGCGGGAACGCGCTGCAGCCCGCCGGCGGGAGCGGGCACATCCACCAGCAGTTCGCGCACGCGCGCGACAGCCTCGCGCCGGTCGTCGAGCTAGCGAGCGAGGGCTGGAAGGTGGCGATCGTGCACGGCAACGGCCCGCAGATCGGGGACGCGCTGCTGCGCAACGAGTGCGCCGCCGATCGCCTCCCGCCGCTTCCGCTGGGGGTGCTGGTGGCGGGAACCGCGGGCTGGATCGGCTACATGCTCCAGCAGTCTCTGCAGAACGCGCTGAAGCGGCGCGGGGTGCGCCGGCTCGTGTCGACCGTGATCACCCAGGTCCGGGTGGACCCGGACGACCCGGCGTCTCTCGAGCCGGTCAAGCCGATCGGGCGCGCGCTGGAGCGCGCCGAGGCCGAGCGGCTGGAGACCGAGCTGGGGTGGCGCGTGCGCGAGACCGCGGCCGGCTGGCGCCGGGTGGTGGCCTCGCCCCGGCCGCTGGAGATCATCGAGTCCGAGCAGATCGGGCGCCTGGTGCAGGCCGGCACCATCGTGATCGCGTGCGGCGGCGGCGGCATTCCGGTCGTTCGGGGCGACGCGGGCCTGGACGGCGTGGACGCGGTCGTGGACAAGGACCGGGCGGCCACCGTGTTGGCGTGTGACATCGACGCGTCCGAGTTGCTCATCCTGACCAACGTGGACGGCGTCTACGATGGCTTCGGCACGCCGAGCGCCCGGCTCGTTCGGCGCATGGGGCTGGACGCGGCGCGCGACATGCTCGCCAGCGGCGAGTTGGGCGCGGGCTCGATGAGGCCCAAGCTCGAGTCGGCGATCGAGTTCGTGAGGCAGGGGGGCAGGAGGGCGATGATCGCCCGGCTCGACAAGGGAATCGAAGCCGTGCAGGGGACGGCTGGCACGACGATCGCGGAGAACGAATGA
- a CDS encoding UPF0182 family protein, with the protein MKWRPGRGALLVGLALLVGLASLSAVSSVYTDALWHSSLGYASVYWSRIRIAVLVQGVAAAAGAALILGNLLLVSRHAGAVRVRRRFGNLEISEQIPRRVVLVGISVVAVLAGWWLAALQFGGGSALHVFAWFRRVPWGVEDPLFARDAAYYVFTLPLQLRVIDYLVLILIWSGMLAGTGYALAGAVSFAENRVRMSDPARLHLVGILASLVVLMGVRFWLGQYELLLDGDAIGGALGYTDVRVRLPARKALAMLSLVTAVAIVVGAVRRSWVAPLVAGGVLVAGMAVGGIMAPALVQRFAVEPNELARETPYIRWNLEFTRRAFGLAEVDRRTMPYRPTSPARLAELSPQLASLPLWDREPLRTAYNQLQSFYDYDRFFDVDFARYVDADGTPRQVAVAVREVDQAGVPEDARTWQTLRLNPRYIRGLGAVVTPAAQKTTEGEPVLWLRNQPQGAALQGAETSVQRASGAPPEVRLETPDIFFGEATRDYVILVPGREEEFTGEAGVDYPEGVRLGSFLRVAAFAWRFGDKNLLFSGEVSDDSRILFRRTIGERVRTLAPFMLWDSDPYAVVSGGRIHWIIDGYSATRSYPIARRHRVQGVGDFRYLNHSVKAVIDAVTGDVAIYDMGTGDPLVATYQRVFPGLIRPEEELPDALRPHLRYPPLYLKTQAEILGTYHLDSPEAFYAGRDFWQIPVAGGNGRGSTYRPDFAVMSLPGERPEFLLSVPLVARDRENMTALLVARNDPPRYAELVLLELPRDQLVPGPGQVLALTEQDPAISERLSLWRQRGSEVDLGQMLVVPLGSSFLYVQPFFISSEDQERRIPRLEQVVVSDGRSVSMDTNLRRALEGLAAVTSGSGEVTLPLTADAGATELGSWPAEALELLDLADERLRAGDFAGFGARWEELRELLRSASAGVEP; encoded by the coding sequence ATGAAGTGGAGGCCGGGGCGCGGAGCGCTGCTGGTGGGGCTGGCCCTGCTCGTCGGGCTCGCCAGCCTGAGCGCCGTATCGAGCGTCTACACGGACGCGCTGTGGCACTCCTCGCTGGGCTACGCGTCGGTGTACTGGAGCCGCATCCGCATCGCGGTGCTGGTCCAGGGCGTGGCGGCCGCGGCCGGCGCGGCGCTCATCCTGGGCAACCTGCTCCTGGTGAGCCGGCACGCCGGTGCGGTGCGCGTCCGGCGCCGGTTCGGCAACCTCGAGATCTCCGAGCAGATCCCGCGCAGGGTCGTCCTCGTGGGCATCTCGGTCGTTGCCGTGCTGGCCGGCTGGTGGCTGGCCGCGCTCCAGTTCGGAGGCGGCAGCGCGCTGCACGTATTCGCGTGGTTCCGGCGCGTGCCGTGGGGCGTGGAGGATCCGCTCTTCGCGCGCGACGCGGCGTACTACGTGTTCACCCTGCCGCTGCAGCTTCGCGTCATCGACTACCTGGTGCTGATCCTCATCTGGAGCGGCATGCTGGCGGGCACCGGGTACGCGCTCGCGGGTGCGGTCAGCTTCGCGGAGAACCGCGTGCGCATGTCCGACCCGGCGCGGCTCCATCTCGTGGGCATCCTCGCGTCGCTGGTCGTCCTCATGGGCGTGCGCTTCTGGCTCGGGCAGTACGAGCTCCTGCTGGACGGGGACGCGATCGGCGGCGCGCTCGGCTACACCGACGTGCGCGTCCGCCTGCCGGCGCGCAAGGCGCTGGCCATGCTCAGCCTGGTCACCGCGGTGGCGATCGTGGTGGGCGCGGTACGGCGCAGCTGGGTGGCGCCGCTCGTGGCCGGCGGCGTGCTGGTCGCCGGCATGGCGGTGGGCGGGATCATGGCGCCCGCCCTGGTTCAGAGGTTCGCGGTGGAGCCCAACGAGCTGGCGCGCGAGACGCCCTACATCCGCTGGAACCTGGAGTTCACCCGGCGCGCGTTCGGGCTCGCGGAAGTGGACCGGCGCACGATGCCCTATCGGCCCACCTCTCCGGCGCGGCTGGCCGAGCTCTCGCCACAGCTGGCGTCGCTGCCGCTGTGGGACCGCGAGCCGCTGCGCACGGCGTACAATCAGCTCCAGTCCTTCTACGACTACGACCGCTTCTTCGACGTCGATTTCGCGCGTTACGTGGACGCGGATGGGACGCCGCGACAGGTGGCCGTGGCGGTGCGCGAGGTGGACCAGGCCGGGGTGCCGGAGGACGCGCGCACCTGGCAGACGCTGCGCCTGAATCCGCGCTACATCCGGGGGCTCGGTGCGGTGGTCACCCCGGCCGCCCAGAAGACCACCGAAGGCGAGCCGGTGCTGTGGTTGCGCAATCAGCCCCAGGGAGCCGCTCTGCAGGGCGCCGAGACGTCCGTGCAGCGCGCTTCCGGCGCTCCGCCTGAAGTGCGGCTGGAGACCCCCGACATCTTCTTCGGCGAAGCGACGCGCGACTACGTGATCCTGGTGCCGGGCAGGGAAGAGGAGTTCACCGGGGAGGCGGGCGTCGACTACCCGGAGGGCGTCCGGCTGGGGTCGTTCCTGCGCGTGGCGGCGTTCGCGTGGCGCTTCGGCGACAAGAACCTGCTCTTCTCCGGCGAGGTCAGTGACGACAGCAGGATCCTGTTCCGCCGCACCATCGGCGAGCGCGTACGCACGCTGGCGCCGTTCATGCTATGGGATTCGGACCCGTACGCGGTCGTCAGCGGGGGGCGCATCCACTGGATCATCGACGGCTACTCCGCAACGCGCTCCTATCCCATCGCGCGCCGCCACCGCGTCCAGGGCGTGGGCGATTTCCGCTACCTGAACCACAGCGTCAAGGCCGTTATCGACGCCGTGACGGGGGACGTGGCGATCTACGACATGGGTACCGGGGACCCGCTCGTGGCGACCTATCAGCGCGTGTTCCCGGGCCTGATCCGGCCCGAGGAAGAGCTGCCGGACGCGCTGCGGCCGCACCTGCGCTACCCGCCGCTGTATCTGAAGACCCAGGCGGAGATCCTGGGCACCTACCACCTGGACAGCCCGGAGGCCTTCTACGCGGGCCGCGACTTCTGGCAGATCCCGGTCGCGGGCGGCAACGGCCGTGGCTCGACCTACCGGCCCGATTTCGCCGTGATGTCGCTGCCCGGCGAGCGGCCCGAGTTCCTGCTCAGCGTCCCGCTGGTGGCGCGCGACCGCGAGAACATGACCGCGCTGCTGGTGGCGCGGAACGACCCGCCGAGGTACGCCGAGCTGGTCCTGCTGGAGCTGCCCAGGGACCAGCTCGTCCCCGGACCGGGCCAGGTGCTCGCGCTGACCGAGCAGGACCCGGCCATCTCCGAGCGCCTGTCGCTGTGGCGCCAGCGCGGCAGCGAGGTGGACCTGGGGCAGATGCTGGTCGTCCCGCTGGGCAGCTCGTTCCTCTACGTGCAGCCGTTCTTCATCTCCTCCGAGGACCAAGAGCGCCGCATTCCGCGCCTGGAGCAGGTGGTGGTGAGCGACGGCCGCAGCGTGTCCATGGACACCAACCTGCGGCGCGCGCTGGAAGGGCTGGCCGCGGTGACATCCGGCTCGGGCGAAGTGACGCTGCCGTTGACCGCCGACGCCGGCGCCACCGAACTGGGGTCCTGGCCCGCGGAGGCGCTGGAGCTGCTCGACCTGGCCGACGAACGGCTGCGAGCGGGTGACTTCGCGGGATTCGGAGCGCGCTGGGAGGAGCTGCGCGAGCTGCTGCGGTCGGCGTCAGCGGGGGTGGAGCCGTAG
- a CDS encoding phosphomannomutase/phosphoglucomutase, with protein MGPNRHIFREYDIRGVVGEDLDPGVAEAIGRALGSEAVSRAPGRTPLLALGHDNRPSSPDLAAGAARGMLAAGADVVGVSTVPTPTLYWAVQRFGADGGLQITGSHNPPEYNGFKMVLGGRSVYGPAIQDLRRRIVEADFSAGEGSERRESILDDYIDDVAGRFSLKRPVRVVVDCGNGTGSLVAVALLERIGAEVISLFCDSDGTFPNHHPDPVVDENLVDLIAEVRARGADLGVAFDGDADRVGAVDERGRIIRGDILLLLFGLDVLERNGPGAQMIFDVKCSKALAEVFEAKGGRPIMWKTGHSLMKEKMKETGAPLAGELSGHICFADRYYGFDDAPYAACRLIELVSRSEAPLSARLDAFPAYASTPEIRIDVPEEEKFALVERAVAHFKRDHEVVDVDGARVTFGNGWGLLRASNTQPVLVARYEAEDEDELARIRSEMEGWLRDQGVTLP; from the coding sequence ATGGGACCCAACCGGCACATCTTTCGCGAGTACGACATTCGCGGCGTGGTAGGCGAGGATCTGGATCCGGGGGTGGCGGAAGCGATAGGTCGTGCGCTGGGGTCGGAGGCCGTGAGCCGCGCGCCGGGCCGCACGCCGCTGCTCGCGCTCGGACACGACAACCGGCCCAGCTCTCCGGACCTGGCCGCGGGCGCGGCGCGCGGCATGCTCGCCGCCGGTGCGGACGTCGTCGGCGTGTCCACGGTGCCCACGCCCACGCTTTACTGGGCGGTGCAGCGCTTCGGCGCCGACGGCGGGCTGCAGATCACCGGGTCGCACAACCCGCCCGAGTACAACGGCTTCAAGATGGTGCTGGGCGGCCGGTCGGTGTACGGACCCGCCATCCAGGACCTGCGCCGCCGCATCGTGGAGGCCGATTTCAGCGCGGGCGAGGGCAGCGAGCGGCGCGAGTCGATCCTGGATGACTACATCGACGACGTGGCGGGTCGCTTCTCGCTGAAGCGCCCCGTGCGCGTGGTGGTGGACTGCGGCAACGGCACGGGTAGCCTGGTGGCGGTGGCCCTGCTCGAGCGCATCGGCGCGGAGGTGATCTCGCTGTTCTGCGACTCGGACGGCACCTTCCCCAATCACCACCCCGATCCGGTGGTCGACGAGAACCTGGTCGACCTCATCGCGGAGGTGCGCGCACGCGGCGCGGACCTGGGGGTAGCATTCGACGGAGACGCGGATCGCGTGGGCGCCGTCGACGAACGCGGGCGCATCATCCGCGGCGACATCCTGCTCCTGCTGTTCGGGCTGGACGTGCTGGAGCGGAACGGCCCCGGCGCGCAGATGATCTTCGACGTGAAGTGCTCGAAAGCGCTCGCCGAGGTGTTCGAGGCCAAGGGCGGGCGGCCGATCATGTGGAAGACCGGCCATTCGCTGATGAAGGAGAAGATGAAGGAGACCGGGGCCCCCCTCGCCGGCGAGTTGTCCGGCCACATCTGCTTCGCCGACAGGTACTACGGCTTCGACGATGCGCCCTACGCTGCGTGCCGCCTGATCGAGCTCGTGTCCCGCTCGGAGGCGCCGCTGTCGGCGCGGCTGGACGCGTTTCCGGCCTACGCGTCGACCCCCGAGATCCGCATCGACGTCCCCGAGGAGGAGAAGTTCGCGCTGGTCGAGCGAGCGGTCGCGCACTTCAAGCGAGACCACGAGGTGGTGGACGTGGACGGCGCGCGCGTGACCTTCGGCAACGGCTGGGGGCTGCTGCGGGCGTCGAACACGCAGCCGGTCCTGGTGGCGCGCTACGAGGCCGAGGATGAGGACGAGCTGGCGCGCATCAGGTCCGAGATGGAGGGCTGGCTGCGCGACCAGGGCGTGACGCTACCATGA
- a CDS encoding NADH-quinone oxidoreductase subunit N: MIDYASAVDYAWVLLPELVLSAAAMIVLLVDVFQKGDASRPSSRLIPALAGLGVAAAFAANLWLLGLQEADATGMIALDSFRVFSNALFLLAVALFLGMAPRYLEENGMHLGELYALVLFATVGMMVFAGSRDLIVIFLGLELLSIAVYVLTAANRRDQRSAEAGLKYFLLGAFSSAFLLFGVAMIYGGTGTVNLVRLGDILADGGGPLVTVGLALLLVGFGFKIAAVPFHMWTPDAYEGAPTPITAFMAAAVKAAAFAALVRVLLTAFPGMYATWGQLAFWLAMLTMVGANLVALAQDNVKRLLAYSSIAHAGYLLVAVAAGTDVGAAAFLFYLSVYTLMNVGAFAVVMTVAGLGEARMGIGEYSGLAWRKPALAIAMTIFLLSLAGFPLTGGFIGKLYILRAAVERGLLALAIVLVLTSLVSYWYYLRVAWHMWFHDPAEGGARAPLRIPLGVVAVLAVCALGVLAAGLFPAALLDLASAGATALGGPSAAVAGAAAP; encoded by the coding sequence ATGATCGACTACGCGTCGGCCGTGGACTACGCGTGGGTGCTGCTACCCGAGCTGGTCCTGAGCGCGGCGGCGATGATCGTGCTGCTGGTGGACGTGTTCCAGAAGGGCGACGCGAGCCGGCCCTCGTCTCGCCTGATCCCGGCGCTCGCCGGGTTGGGCGTGGCCGCGGCGTTCGCGGCCAACCTGTGGCTGCTCGGGCTCCAGGAGGCGGACGCCACCGGGATGATCGCGCTGGATTCGTTCCGGGTGTTCTCCAACGCGCTGTTCCTGCTCGCGGTGGCGCTGTTCCTTGGCATGGCGCCGCGCTACCTGGAAGAGAACGGCATGCACCTGGGCGAGCTGTACGCGCTGGTGCTCTTCGCCACGGTGGGCATGATGGTGTTCGCCGGGTCGCGCGACCTGATAGTCATCTTCCTGGGCCTGGAGCTGCTGTCGATCGCGGTGTACGTGCTCACCGCGGCCAACCGGCGCGACCAGCGCTCGGCCGAGGCCGGGCTCAAGTACTTCCTGCTGGGCGCGTTCTCGAGCGCGTTCCTGCTGTTCGGCGTCGCCATGATCTACGGCGGCACCGGCACCGTGAACCTGGTGCGGCTGGGGGACATCCTGGCGGACGGCGGGGGCCCGCTCGTCACCGTTGGGCTGGCGCTGCTGCTGGTGGGCTTCGGCTTCAAGATCGCCGCGGTGCCGTTCCACATGTGGACGCCCGACGCCTACGAGGGGGCGCCTACTCCCATCACCGCGTTCATGGCGGCGGCGGTGAAGGCGGCCGCCTTTGCGGCGCTCGTGCGGGTGCTGCTCACGGCTTTCCCGGGCATGTACGCCACGTGGGGACAGCTGGCGTTCTGGCTGGCGATGCTGACGATGGTCGGCGCCAACCTGGTCGCGCTGGCGCAGGACAACGTGAAGCGCCTGCTCGCGTACTCGAGCATCGCGCACGCCGGCTACCTGCTCGTGGCGGTCGCCGCGGGCACCGACGTGGGCGCCGCCGCGTTCCTGTTCTATCTGTCGGTCTACACGCTGATGAACGTGGGCGCTTTCGCGGTGGTGATGACGGTCGCCGGCCTGGGCGAGGCGCGCATGGGCATAGGCGAGTACAGCGGGCTGGCGTGGCGCAAGCCGGCGCTGGCCATCGCCATGACCATCTTCCTGCTCTCGCTGGCGGGCTTTCCCTTGACGGGCGGATTCATCGGCAAGCTCTACATCCTGCGCGCGGCGGTGGAGCGTGGCCTGCTGGCGCTGGCCATAGTGCTCGTGCTGACGTCGCTGGTGTCCTACTGGTACTACCTGCGCGTGGCCTGGCACATGTGGTTCCACGACCCGGCCGAGGGGGGCGCCCGGGCGCCGCTGCGGATCCCCTTGGGCGTGGTCGCGGTGCTGGCCGTATGCGCGCTCGGCGTGCTCGCCGCGGGGCTGTTCCCCGCCGCGCTCCTGGACCTCGCCAGCGCCGGCGCGACCGCGCTGGGCGGACCGTCCGCGGCGGTCGCGGGCGCCGCCGCTCCCTGA